One window from the genome of Cricetulus griseus strain 17A/GY chromosome 2, alternate assembly CriGri-PICRH-1.0, whole genome shotgun sequence encodes:
- the Mfap2 gene encoding microfibrillar-associated protein 2, which translates to MTWILSPHSRTMSSTTTTVTRLVSQSSKRPQCCHNITTTEVSPRPPEEQFQSQQQVPQEVIPAPTPEPPIPGDLETEPTEPGPLDCREEQYPCTRLYSIHKPCKQCLNEVCFYSLRRVYVVNKEICVRTVCAHEELLRADLCRDKFSKCGVMAVSGLCQSVAASCARSCGGC; encoded by the exons ATGACCTGGATCCTCTCCCCCCATTCCCGGACCATGTCCAGTACAACCACTACGGTGACCAGATTGGTAAGTCAGTCCTCAAAGCGTCCTCAGTGCTGCCACAACAT caccaccacagaaGTGAGTCCTCGACCTCCTGAGGAACAGTTCCAGTCCCAGCAGCAAGTCCCACAGGAAGTcatcccagcccccaccccag AACCACCCATTCCAGGGGACCTGGAGACTGAACCCACGGAGCCCGGGCCTCTTG ACTGCCGCGAGGAACAGTACCCATGCACTCGCCTCTACTCTATCCACAAGCCTTGTAAGCAGTGTCTCAATGAGGTCTGCTTCTACAG CCTTCGCCGGGTGTATGTCGTCAACAAGGAAATATGTGTCCGTACTGTCTGTGCCCATGAGGAGCTCCTCCGAG CTGACCTGTGCCGGGACAAGTTCTCCAAGTGTGGCGTGATGGCCGTCAGTGGCCTGTGCCAATCTGTGGCTGCCTCCTGTGCCAGGAGCTGTGGGGGCTGCTAG